DNA sequence from the Vibrio sp. BS-M-Sm-2 genome:
GACTCTGTAGACGGCCTGTAAAAGTCAATAAGTTCAACGTTATTCGTTTCTGATTTTGAGCTGCTAATTTGGGTATCTATATTAACCAATTTAGATGGGAGTTTTTTTAATATACGATCTAAATTCGATAAGCTAATATCAGAAGAGTTCAATCTATTCGGATTTGGCCTTTCATATGAAAAAACACTTGGGTTGCCTTTTACAAATGGATTTAAACCACCATCTAAAACAAGCAGCTCATCACCTCTGAAATGAGCCTCTTCTAGAGTTAAGAAAGTAGTATTATTAATGTATTTTCGTAAAGATAATGAAATATATCCAGCCTGTTCAAAGAAACCCTCGACAGTTAGGGTTTGAGGCATCTCAATATGATTCCCAGCGCCAAAAGCATAGCTCATAACAGTGGCATACCCAGAGAATATTCTCGAGTTATTTGAGAAAGAGGCGCTCTGAGAATTACGACTACCATCATTATTTATTACTGTCACTTCAGGCCAGTAGATACTTGAAATTTCAACAGGCTCTCTACTGCCTTCATCTGGACTCCATGCACTATAATAGCGAATATATAATACATATTATCTTTTCCAACTGTCGGCTCTAGATCGAAATGTTGAGAATATCGTGGCATTGTTTGCAAAAGTGACATAAGGGACTCCAAAAATTAGGTTTAAAACTTGCTATATATACGACATAAGAAGTATCCATCAACGGTTGGACGCATAAGCTAATTCTTGAGCAGATACACAAGAAGCGTATAGGCTATAATAATCTGAAAATGAAAGTACTTCCCCTATAAACAAGTCAACACTAAAGAAATTTGAATTGACATTTGTTCGTGAAAAATAAGCAATGTATGTTGGCCACCCAAAAGTATCAGCCATATCCTCGTTATATGGGTTGTCGAACTGGTATAAGGCCTTAAGTTCATCTAAAGTAGCGCGACGCCAATTTGAGCGTTCGCCAAATGCTCTATGGTTCAAATTTTGGCACCAACGAGCAAGTTGCCCTTCTGTACCATTAGTAACCATAGTTTTCCCACCATCTTGGCGAAATAAGGCAAATGGTTCCCAAGGGCTAATGCCAGCATAAGTATTACCTTCATTATAGGGTGTATCTGAAATGGTATAACCCAAAGCATCAACGGTCGCTTTAGAAGGTGTTGAGGTAAACCTCTTTAATGAGCCATCAGTTGGATCTACGATTTCTCTAATTTTTAAACAAACTCCAACAGCATTACTCAAATCTTCGTCATTAATTCCCGACTCGGGTTCATTGCCTGATTCACCACATACAGGTAAATACTGATCATGTTTAGATATTGACTCTTGAGTAGCTTCTGCACTGGAACAACTCAATACAGCTATGGTTAACAAGATATATTGCTTCATTCTTCTCTCTTGATAATTTTGAATAGTTATATAAAAGGAATTTTGGTTAAAATTTAACTAAAAACTGCTAGTATTTTTGAAATGAAAATAACTTTAGTAGCATTACACGAAAGTTTAGTAGAGCTTACGTCTCGCTTTTTTTGACTTGCAATATTTGCATTCAACTTGTTAAAGTCTCTTACCTCTCTTTCAGACGGTCCTATCTGTTGTTGATGTACTGGAATATCACCATTTAAATGATATTGTATCCTGAAGTAATCTTGTAAATTTGACATAATAGGAGCTTGATTTGTAAGTACTTCTTCACAACCTGACAGATATCGCCCCGGATGTGCAAAGCCTAAGATATGTCCTAGTTCGTGTGTCGTGATATAGGTTAATATGGATTCAATTAGCTCGTGATCGTCTCTATGAAAAATATGGCTACGATCAACCCCATTTAAGTTATTGAGCGTATTAGCTATTTGATTAGGGTGAACTTGCAACAGTCCTTGTTCTGAAAAACTATTTTGAAAGTAATAGCCTGGTGGAAAAGCAATAGCATTTGCTAGCCTATCATGTACACTTCTCTCAAATATAAAATCAGCATCAGAACGAGAATAAACTCGGTTGTACCTAATACCTAGTTGGCTCCAATTGGAAAATGTTTGTTCTAATATTTGCGTTGTTTGAAATTGATATGATTGACCGTTGTGTTCTATACGAATGTTTCCGGAACTTTCGTCTATAAAATAATTGACTTGATTACCATACACTACTCGAGCTTGAAACTGATTTATCATAGGATTTCTTTCTTTAAAACCTGGAAAAAAAACAGTTTCGATCAATTCTTTTTTTAAATTAAATGTAGGGCTAGCAAGGCAATGGCTACTTATTGTGATAACCACAAAAAATAGCACATAAGAGCCTAGAGTCTTATAGTTTGTATACTTCGATGGCATATATATCACTCCCGTTGATGCAAGCTTTCACTTGCGCACCTGTAATTAGGGCAAGTCGGGCGTTGTTAATTATGGGAGTATATCCACTCGCTTCAGGCTCTCTATAAAAAATTTTGCCTCCATGAGTGTTATTACGAGTATCTAAAATTTCAACCCAAGTATCTTCATATCCATTGTAAGCGGTGGTGGAATTCATTCGATTAACTGTTCCGGTTATTACTGGGTATCCATTACAAACTTTCGTACTAAAAATCCCTTCATATTTCGCATGACTAACAGAGCTAAATACGCTGAATAAAAGAGTAAATAAAATAGATGGTATTTTCATAAACTATCCTTGATTAAGTTGTTGATAACAGGGCGTCGGAATGCCATATACGGTTGACGTATTTTCTTTACAGGAAATAATATAAAAGTATTCCACGATGTCTAAGTTTGAAGGCTAATCCTCCCCTATGTTATTTTTAATAAGTTCTACATGCTAAATATAACCCCCACGAGGGTTATATGATTAAGTTCCTTTTCGAGTAAGCTTTAATATAACAAAAGTTCGGCTATTTAAAATAATAACAATCTGTTTTTGTTCGACTTTGGGAAGGGACGTCCCATATTATTGGTATGATGTTTTTACACCTAGAGTAAAGTTCGATAGTAAATTTTAATATGTTAATGTAATTTTTTGGTGTCTAATTTTTTATTTCTAGGTGGATTGTTGACCTGAATTTTAATTGAACCATGCATTGGTGTAGGTGATTTTTATGTCTTCAACTACTACCTTAAATAAATCGACGGACTAGCAAAACAACGGCTTACCACCTCGCTCAATTTTGAGTTGGTTTCAGGTATGGAGTAACTTTGGTCAAGAACCAAACTTGCGGCATCTATTTTGAATTCGGTAAAAAACGTACGTCGTTGTCAAAAATGCTGGAATGATATGTCGTTTCATTCGAATTTAGCCCGTTTACACCCATAAAAATTCAGTATGAGATCGAAACTAAAACAGACAGATTAGAGCGACACTATGCATAGGGAAGTCTCATTTAGTTAAGAAATATTCAAGGAACGTATTGTCTTGATTGTTGATATGCATCTTATTGTGTATCTTCATATTCCTTTGCAACAGTTAACACGTAATTTATTCACTCTGTATAAAACCTTTAATAAAGGGAGACTTAGCCTTATGAGTGACTCTAGTGTCATTAGTAACGCAGACAACTTCTCTTCAAATATTGACTCTGGGGTTGATCCACGCACTGGCATGTATTCGGTTAGTATTAATGTTGGACGCTTTTTTCTTACAAAAGCAGTGGCTCTACAATCTCCGTTCAACTGACATATGACGCTTCTAACGGGCTTGATACAGGCTTTGGTAGAGGGTGGAGTATACCTATAAGTCAATTTAGCAAGGATAATGATGTATTGGTACTTTCTACTGGACAGTCATTTAAGTTGGTATGGAATGACGAGATAAAAGAATATGAAATGCCATATAGAAAACTAAAAGATATAAGAGTGTTATATATTGATGACTCTAAAGAACTTAAGGTTATTCATAAAGATGGTAGAGCTGAGTATTTAGATTGGGAGGAGGGGATACATAAAAGAACTGTGTCCCCTTCAGGGTTAGAAACTTACTACGAGTACGGTAACTTTCATTTTCAGCCAGTGTTATGGCGAATGTATGATAAGACCGGTAGAGAGCTTATCATTGATTGGTGGACTAATGAGTGGGAAACAATCATTGAGCATCGTCTAGGCGGTGATGTTGGTCAGACAATAATTATCGAGAAAACAGGTGGAGGTGGTTTTAAGCGCTTGTCCAATATTTCGTTTCCTGGACTGAGTACTCCGATGTATTTTCAGTATAGATATGTAGATGAGTCTGGTTATGATGTGATCGAAAAATCCGTTCACGCAACAGGTTTAGTAGAGCAAATGGAATACCTAGATCATGGTCACTCTCTACCTGAAGATGCGCCTTTGGTTAGTATTCCTTTTATCCAAAAATATACGATGTACCCAGGAGAAGCGCAGCCATTACAATTCGTTGTATATGACTACTCGGATAAAAATTACTTAGGTTTTGGCAGCGATAGAGCTTGGATGCCAGGTGAAGATACGCTGTTTAAAGCGAGAAGTGATTATCGGTACACTACGATAGAAACGCATAACAGCAACAAGGTTGTTGAACGTGAGTACAACAAATATCACCTAATAGAAAAGGCGAGATACTATGATAATGGGGATCTTTACAAAGAAGAATCCTATGAACACTTTGCTAATCTTGATGCTGATATAGAGAATCAACCGGCAATTTACAGTCTGCTCAAGAAAGAAACGACGACATATCATTATCTCGGAGTTTCTAGAACCTTTACTAAGGCATATGATTACGATGATTATGGCAATTTGACTCTTGAACGGGAGGTGGATGGCTCTCAGACAACCCGAACTTTTTACTCGGCTTCAGGAGAATCAGGCGCCTGTCCAGCTTCGCCCCATGACATGGTTTATTTAGTTAAAGAGGAATGCTTTGTTCCCGTTAAATCTAACCACAATGAAGCAGCTCGAAAGGAAGTGATGACCTACCAATCTCTGGCGAGTCAGGATGGTAACTATTTCATCGTTCTATCCTCTTTGAGAGGCGATAATTATTCAAAAGAGTGGGGTTACTATGATGATATTAATCGACCACTAGTGCATGGTCGCGTTCTATCTGAGAAATCAACAGTCGGATCATATGCTGAAACTGTGCACTATGATTATCACTTCGCTTCTAACGGACTAAAGACTTCGGCGACTCTTCTAACTCATGACGGTATTGAGGTTACAGAAAGTGAAACCGTAGAGTACTTTTTTTACCTTTCTATAGAACGCATTGACAGTCAGGGAGTGGTTAGTCGATTTACGTATGATCAACTGGGACGCATGACACAAGCACTGTTTGCCCCTGATACTGAGTTTGAAACCAGTAAGAATATTGTGTATTGCGTAGGTGGTGGCAACAATGTGACAACCGAAATGGACGCAAAAGGAAATGCCACCAGTACCAAGATGAATAATGTAGGGAATGTGGTGAGTGTTAAAAATTCACCAAGTGGTTCTTTGCCAAAGACAGTTCATCAATTTAAGTATGATGAGTATGGTCTTGTATGCAGAAAGATTGACACAGATTGGCTAGGTTCTACTTCTATCACTCTTGAGACACAATTCACCTATGATGTGAATGGAAATGTATGTTCGGTGACCCATTCGGATGGAAGACAAGAGGTTATTGAACAGAACCCAGTATTACTTAGAACTACCTATAATTTGACGGGGCTCCTGTCTGAAATTACTACTTACAATCTGTCAGGACAGAAAGTTGAGAAAGAATCAAGAGATGCAACGGGAAACCTTCTTGCCAGAACACGTTATACCTATGATGGCTATGGGAACCTTCGGACAACTGAGGATACTGCTGGTCGCATTACTGAGGTTAGGTATGACAGCTTTGATAGAGTGGTTACGACGGAAAGGAATATTGATAATGAGCGAGTGGTTGAATCGTTTTCATACCCAGAATTCACCGATAGGGCTGAAGTAAGCCAAGTCTGCATCAATGGTGTCGAGTTAGGGCTGCGAGACTTTGACGGTCTATTTCGAGTCACCACTGAGAAGTCGGCAGACGTGGCTAGATCATATTCTTATGCTGGGGTAGGGGTTCGGCCAGATAGCATAACGATGCCTAATGGTGAACTCGTGGATGTTAGAAACAATGTTTACCTTCATGTATCAGAGTCTATTACTTTACGTGGTCGACCCACTTTAAACAGCTTATACAAGTACGATAAGCAAAATGCGCAGCTTGTTGGTAATCTTAATCAGGGGAGTAAAACAACTTTGACCAGAGATAGTTATGGCCGTGTATTAATCGAAAAGGTCGAACTAAATAATGGTGATGCTCGTCAATCGGTTTATAGGTATTCCCTACTTGGAAAACTGCTTGAACGTACGGATTTTTTCGGTAATAAAACACGATACGAATACGATAAGCTGGGACGTTTGGTGTCGATGACTGACGTTGACTCGAGTTGCAAAATTGAAACAATTATTGATTATGATAAATACAGTCGACCTTGGAGGTATACGACTCAGCAAAGTAGCGATAAAGCGGTAATAGAGCTTGACTATAATGCAACCGGGTTGGAAACCTCAAGAGTAGCTAGGTTCAATGGTGTTGAAGTCTTCTCGATAAAGCAGACTTATAATATCAGTCTGCTTCTTGATACGCGTATTTGTACTGACACAAGTGGGGCTTCTACAGAAAAGTTTGATTATGACGAGTTGAATCGCCTAGTGAGTTACAAGTGCGAGGGCTCGAATTGCCCTCAAGACGATTATGGTAATATCGTCACGCAGCAGAGGTTTACTCATGATATTTACAGCAATATCACTCAGGCTGTTAGTTCCTTCTTTGATAAAACCAGTAATACTGGAATTTTCTTTTATGACCCTCTAAACCCGGTAAGACTTTTAACAGTCAAAAATACCCACCCTAGCTATCCTAAAGAAGTTTTATTCGAATATGATGATTTAGGCAATCTAGTCAACGATGACCAAGGGCGAAGTTATCATTACAACGCGCTCAATCAGTTAGAGTCAGCCGATGATCGTGATGGGAGAGAGCTGTCTCGCTATAGGTATGATGCCAGTGGGCGAATGGTTTCTCAGACTGTTGGAGAGGATCTGTTGTATTTATTTTATAGCAATGGGCAATTATCCAACGAATTGTCAGGGGAGACCTATTCTCGTTACCATAGGGGATCGTCTAGGTTAACAGGGAGAGTTGTCTCTACTGAGAGTGAACAAAAACATGAATTTCTTTTTGGGAACACTCAAGGGAGTATCGTCAAAACTCTGTCGGATTCTGATAGTAAAGAGGAAAGAGAAACTCGGCGCTATACACCATATGGAGAGGGATGAGTCGATGAAGCAAAGCACTAGTAACATGCCGTTATCTTCTACAATGTTCAGTCAGGACCGGCGTCGTTTCATTAAACAGTCCTCTATGGTTACAGCAGGAACAGCCTTTGTTGGTATGGCTCCAACCATAGCTCGCTCATCGCTTCTACGTTCATCATCTTCTTTAGCTAACAGCCCTATTGCTTTAAACCCACTTGGGTTTAATGGTCAACGTAAAGATCCAGTGACAGGTGGATACCATTTGGGTAATGGGTACCGCATGTATAATCCTAGAATTATGCGTTTTAATTCCGCTGATAGTATGAGCCCTTTTGGTAAAGGCGGTATCAACAACTATGCCTATGCTTTGGGAGACCCAGTAAATCGGTCAGACCCCAGTGGCCATTTTGCCTTTCTAAGCTTGGTTATCGGTGCAATCGTCGGTGCAATTGTTGGCGCAGGTATTTCAGCGGCCGCTGAAGGTATTCGAGCGGCAGTTACAGGAACGAAATTTGATGCAAAACAAGTCGGCATTGGCGCTGCATTAGGCTTGATTAGCGGTGGTTTCGGGGCTGCAGCAGTCGGTACTAAGACTGGTGTTCAGATCGGTTTGGCTGTGGCAGATACAGTGGTTTCTGGTGGGGTTGATTTTGGGCTAAATGTCGCAGTAGGGACTCCGGTCAAGCAGGCAGGTATCAATGCCGGTATCGGTTCTGTAGTCGGTTTGGCTACCTTTGGTGTTGGTAAAGGCATAGGGCGACTGTTCCGTAGTCTTGACTCGATATCAAGCCGAATGGTTAGAGGTCGGAATGGCGCTTTTGGTTACCCATTGGGTCCTACCAAAAGCAGTCTTGGTTCTAGCCAAAGAAGATCAAGACGAGCTATTAAGTCTACTACTCCTTCTAGCGGGACATACTATAAGAGAGTTGACACACGAAGTCCGGGGACCATCCGTATTCATGGTGGTATGTATGCAGCTCCCGTCAATCAAGTCCCGGTGAGCTCCCTTCAAGGTAGGGCCTTTAGTGCAATAGAGGGGGGCTCTGTCTATGGTCAACTTTATGAGCCATCACTTTTTGATGGACCCAAACTTCTAATGGGAGAGTTGGTTTATTGTTATAGGCTAAATGTTACCGACCAACATGTGTTTGACCGGAACTATATACTAGAAAATCTTGATCAACATATCTCTGAAGGCACAATAATTGATGGCGAAGTCTTGATTGAGGGAACAGTTCTTCCCAATGACATTGAGGTTGCAATGGGAGGGGGTGGCAAAGAATATAACAAATGGATTGGGTTTCATACGTCAACATTTCCCACTGGAGTCTTTCTGTCTCTAAATGAAAATAGGATTCATATATGAATTTAAGATTATACATCGCTGTTATCACATTATTAACGTCAAGCGGCGCGATGGCGGATTGTAGTCATGCTTTTTTACTCTCGAAAATTGGGCCTCCGGGGAGCGGTGTGTTGGATTTATACGTTACAACACCAGGTTCTGGGAATATATACGGTAACGGAAAAATGCAGGCTATAGCCGACATTAATTATGTGTTAGATGAAAGTTATGAAGTAAAGTCATTTAAATTAAAAGACTACGATACTTTAGGTGATGTTGAAAACTCTGGGTGGTTCTATACAGATGAGGAAAATACTTATCTACATGATATCTCTTCAAGAACAAGCCGATACGCTAGCACTATGAATAAGGCAACGACTAAAAAAAGACTCTATCTTTCGACATTGATACCGTCTGATATAATTCGTGTATGTGCAGAAATCACGGTAGTTAACTCCCTTACTGGCGTTGAGTATACGAAAGATTCCTGTGAAGAAGGGATTAATAATAACAGTATAATGTTGAAATCCAATTTGCCTATTTACCTATCGACAGAAGAACTTTTATTGACTAGTAAAGAGGAAAATTTTTCTTTTGGGCAATCAATTCCCGAAGATGAAATTCACGAGGAATGGGAGAAAGGTTGTGTTAATGAACCTACATGTATAGACAGAGCTTTTTCTGCTCAGCTTTACTTGAAAACAAACTCAACACCTTTGATAAGTGAGGCGAATTACAGCAATCTACATGTGGAACAAGGGATTAATTATACAACAACAGACTCAGCAGCATTAATAGCTAACCCCGCCCCCAAAAGCCCAACAATGTTAAATTGGCTGACAACCGTATTTATTGATGTCAATACTACAAAAAAATTGTCAGCTATAAGCCTTTTTATGCCTTCAGAACCGAGTATACGCCGTCAATATGAGCTATCAGTCAAACCAGTGAATGGCTATAAGTATATTGGAACATTTTTTACATTGGAGTATAGAGGTCAAGATGCGGATTATAATGGGGGAGATAGCTACGTGGTGCAGCATGGGGCTGACACATGTATGACTGATTTGTCTGAGGCTGACTGCTATAGACCTGATGGGACTCATTACACGAGTGCTCATTCGGATATTGCAAACGTAGAGTCAGTTTACGAACGCGAGATAAGATTGATTGATGTGTATGGAACGACTTCTAGCTTCACTCTTGGTTTTGACGGTGATATTTTAGGCTGGAATCCAGTGAATGTAAAGTTGATGTAATAGTTACCAATTAACTCAGTCATACGCAGGAGTGGGCTGTTATTTGGATAAAATTGAATGTTGGTAATACTGTGGTATATATAGATCAAATGCTAACGACGTTGCCCTAATGCACTGGTATTTTCTGTACACACTGATAGTGTATTTTATAGACCATTAAAGCTTTGCTCTATGGTATGGGGTTGTTGTCAAAATTAGCATGCTGAGTTTAACGTTTTATGCCAAATGCCAAATGCCAAAATTCAACGAAACTGTAATATCTTAAGGTTTTATTAGAGCCGAAGTTGTCGAAAAGACAGCGCCATTTTGTAGATCTGAGACCAACAACCAACATGGCGCTTCTCGTGAACGATATTTAGTTGAGTATTCACTAAAATAGGTCTGCCGATTATATTTCAGGCCTCATTGGTACATTACTATGAAGGGCTTGGAGGTATAGATAGCAGCGCATTTTCAAGTATCTTATCCCCATATGACATACTGATAACGCAAGAAAAGCTCAAAGATACACTCGAACTTCTAATCTAAAATAATATGACAAAACAGGGAGAACGAACAGTAAGCCCAATGTCTGATAGCTAACCCTAAATATTAAGGACATTGTTCACGATCTACATCAAATGACATAACCGGGGTTGAATTCACATCTAATACTTGTAAATTATAGCGAACCCCAATTTCCATAAGCTTTCGAGTATCACTGCTTTCACAGTAACTTTGTTTGATAAGTGCTGGATAGTTTTTTATTTGCTCGTGGGTTAAAGGCGCCATTTGCAAGGTCAATTGGATTAAATTGTCTTGAACTTTTGCTGAGACTATTTTTACCTCTTTCTGAGAGACCTCAACGTGAGACAGTAAATCCGCTCTATTTTCTGCAAGTCTATGCACAACAGTGGAATCAGAAGCGGATGCGCAGCCTTGAAGTCCTATGAACAACAATGAGTAAATGAGTAAAAAGCGCATAAAAACCTACGGTTAGATAAAGATTATGACACTGTCATTTTAAGCGTGTTACAAATAGACAACATCTAAAGGGAAGGGTAATCAAAATAAAGTAGCTATGATACTCGGCGTTACTGGTAATATTTGTGCATTCTGCTCTGGTTTCGCTTTATTTTAAACAAAATTATTTTTTTGCTCTTACTGATATCAATATACAGTTGTAAGAATTATTCCAAATCTTACCAAAGACAGTAATATCTCTAGGGTTGGTATCCGTAATGACCACCGTTATAAATAATGGTGGCCATCCGAAGTAATGTGTATTTTTATAACTAATGAAAGATAGAGGGAGGAATATTAACTTTATTCCCCCCCTCGCTGATTTTATTTGATAGTTGTTGCTAAATTAGTTTAGTGTAACTTGCACTGAGCGTTCTAAGCGTGCATTACTACTATCGCTGAGAGGCTGTTGGTTAGCAACACCTAAGGTGTGGATACGCTCAGCATCAATACCTTGGTTGATAAGGTATTGCATCACATTTTGCGCGCGTTCATCTGATACTCTTAAGTTAGTTTTCTGTGAACCCGTTGAATCAGTACGACCTACAATATTAGCCTTCAATTGTGGGGTATCAAGCATTGTCGTTACGATTTCATCAAGATTGTATTGGCCATATTCATTCACACCCACCTGACCTGTTTCGTACGGTAGAGTATAGGTAGAGCGTGATACTTGAGTTGTGTTAACTTCTTTTACCACTTCGATAGGAACTTCAACTTTTTTCTCAACAATAAGAGGAGTTTCTGGTTGACCGAATTTGTAAGTCATACCCCAGTAAACTTGGCTAAGGTCTAGATCTTTGCCATTTTTGGCTTCTAGATTATTGTAGTAATCGTAACCAATCTTAGTTGTGACTGCATGTGTCAATTGATATTCAAGACCGAAGCCTGCTGTACCACTGAAGCTGTCTGTTTTGAGCTCATCACCATCAGCAAAGATGTAAGTTGCGCCTAACTTACCGTACATTGATAGGTTGTCAGTAAAGTATAAATTACCTTTCATCCCTAACGTACCAAGGTGTAAATCGGCATCATCAAGGTTATGCATGTAGTCGTAACTACCATATAAGCCAAAATGTTTACCAAAGTCGTAACCTATTTCCAATTTAGGGCTCAATACTTCGCTTTCACCAGCGGTAATATCTGAACCATCGGTCATCCCCATTCCCATAGCGGCACCAAGCCAAATGCCTGATTTGTCAATTTCTTGGTCTTGAACAGAAGTTGCCGCGTTTGCAAATCCAGTTGTAAATATCATTGCAAGGGTTAACATTTTCAATTTCATAAATTACTCTTCTATTGGGTATATAGTTCTACTTGTAAATCCAAAACAATTATGAAATCAGAAACGGTTCGTTTGTTCGAGCATTGTCAATTCAATTAAGGGGCGAATGAAAAGTGTCGAGGGCTGTCGCAAAAAAATATTATGGCATCAAGTTCTATTTTACTACCTTATGTTAATAGTTGAAGATTAATGCATTAACGAGCAAGAAACATACAAGAAATGGCACTATCTTACGTTCCGTAAAAAATTAAATGAAACATTTCATTTTCATTATCGTTCAACTAACGGGAAAGTTAACAAATTTATTTTTATCGATATTATTTAGATTGTTGTTATGAAACCGGTTAAACCGAGTAAAGTAAATAGTATAAGGAAAGTTAGTTTTATGATGAGTTTTATATTTATATTACTTTTTAGCGCAATGACCAGCGCGTTTATTGGTGAAAAAAGTAAGTTATGCATTCTTCACTATGTCTGTTTTTCTTGGTTTGTATTGGTTTAACCATCA
Encoded proteins:
- the gspS2 gene encoding type II secretion system pilot lipoprotein GspS-beta, with amino-acid sequence MRFLLIYSLLFIGLQGCASASDSTVVHRLAENRADLLSHVEVSQKEVKIVSAKVQDNLIQLTLQMAPLTHEQIKNYPALIKQSYCESSDTRKLMEIGVRYNLQVLDVNSTPVMSFDVDREQCP
- a CDS encoding RHS repeat-associated core domain-containing protein; translation: MKQSTSNMPLSSTMFSQDRRRFIKQSSMVTAGTAFVGMAPTIARSSLLRSSSSLANSPIALNPLGFNGQRKDPVTGGYHLGNGYRMYNPRIMRFNSADSMSPFGKGGINNYAYALGDPVNRSDPSGHFAFLSLVIGAIVGAIVGAGISAAAEGIRAAVTGTKFDAKQVGIGAALGLISGGFGAAAVGTKTGVQIGLAVADTVVSGGVDFGLNVAVGTPVKQAGINAGIGSVVGLATFGVGKGIGRLFRSLDSISSRMVRGRNGAFGYPLGPTKSSLGSSQRRSRRAIKSTTPSSGTYYKRVDTRSPGTIRIHGGMYAAPVNQVPVSSLQGRAFSAIEGGSVYGQLYEPSLFDGPKLLMGELVYCYRLNVTDQHVFDRNYILENLDQHISEGTIIDGEVLIEGTVLPNDIEVAMGGGGKEYNKWIGFHTSTFPTGVFLSLNENRIHI
- a CDS encoding RHS repeat domain-containing protein, encoding MVLSTGQSFKLVWNDEIKEYEMPYRKLKDIRVLYIDDSKELKVIHKDGRAEYLDWEEGIHKRTVSPSGLETYYEYGNFHFQPVLWRMYDKTGRELIIDWWTNEWETIIEHRLGGDVGQTIIIEKTGGGGFKRLSNISFPGLSTPMYFQYRYVDESGYDVIEKSVHATGLVEQMEYLDHGHSLPEDAPLVSIPFIQKYTMYPGEAQPLQFVVYDYSDKNYLGFGSDRAWMPGEDTLFKARSDYRYTTIETHNSNKVVEREYNKYHLIEKARYYDNGDLYKEESYEHFANLDADIENQPAIYSLLKKETTTYHYLGVSRTFTKAYDYDDYGNLTLEREVDGSQTTRTFYSASGESGACPASPHDMVYLVKEECFVPVKSNHNEAARKEVMTYQSLASQDGNYFIVLSSLRGDNYSKEWGYYDDINRPLVHGRVLSEKSTVGSYAETVHYDYHFASNGLKTSATLLTHDGIEVTESETVEYFFYLSIERIDSQGVVSRFTYDQLGRMTQALFAPDTEFETSKNIVYCVGGGNNVTTEMDAKGNATSTKMNNVGNVVSVKNSPSGSLPKTVHQFKYDEYGLVCRKIDTDWLGSTSITLETQFTYDVNGNVCSVTHSDGRQEVIEQNPVLLRTTYNLTGLLSEITTYNLSGQKVEKESRDATGNLLARTRYTYDGYGNLRTTEDTAGRITEVRYDSFDRVVTTERNIDNERVVESFSYPEFTDRAEVSQVCINGVELGLRDFDGLFRVTTEKSADVARSYSYAGVGVRPDSITMPNGELVDVRNNVYLHVSESITLRGRPTLNSLYKYDKQNAQLVGNLNQGSKTTLTRDSYGRVLIEKVELNNGDARQSVYRYSLLGKLLERTDFFGNKTRYEYDKLGRLVSMTDVDSSCKIETIIDYDKYSRPWRYTTQQSSDKAVIELDYNATGLETSRVARFNGVEVFSIKQTYNISLLLDTRICTDTSGASTEKFDYDELNRLVSYKCEGSNCPQDDYGNIVTQQRFTHDIYSNITQAVSSFFDKTSNTGIFFYDPLNPVRLLTVKNTHPSYPKEVLFEYDDLGNLVNDDQGRSYHYNALNQLESADDRDGRELSRYRYDASGRMVSQTVGEDLLYLFYSNGQLSNELSGETYSRYHRGSSRLTGRVVSTESEQKHEFLFGNTQGSIVKTLSDSDSKEERETRRYTPYGEG
- a CDS encoding OmpA family protein, with amino-acid sequence MKLKMLTLAMIFTTGFANAATSVQDQEIDKSGIWLGAAMGMGMTDGSDITAGESEVLSPKLEIGYDFGKHFGLYGSYDYMHNLDDADLHLGTLGMKGNLYFTDNLSMYGKLGATYIFADGDELKTDSFSGTAGFGLEYQLTHAVTTKIGYDYYNNLEAKNGKDLDLSQVYWGMTYKFGQPETPLIVEKKVEVPIEVVKEVNTTQVSRSTYTLPYETGQVGVNEYGQYNLDEIVTTMLDTPQLKANIVGRTDSTGSQKTNLRVSDERAQNVMQYLINQGIDAERIHTLGVANQQPLSDSSNARLERSVQVTLN